The proteins below are encoded in one region of Aquisphaera giovannonii:
- the phnE gene encoding phosphonate ABC transporter, permease protein PhnE, giving the protein MSLVAAREGVPDRPAPAPARSLLVAAAVAMVVASAAYTWCVSGDALTSGKSLRNLAEIVAEMLPPDFRVVPRLGRPLVETAVMSVMATTLSALLAVPLAFLAARTTTPHPALAAAVRGLFNASRTIPELIVAILFVASVGFGLLPGILALSVCSAGMLGKFYAEAIEKADPGMSEAVAACGGSRLHVILFGVVPQVFAHAVDYTLYRWEHNFRASTVVGMVGAGGIGFEIVAALRLMQYREVSAMLLVVFAVVQLVDVFGGLVRTRLLDLEASR; this is encoded by the coding sequence GTGAGCCTCGTCGCGGCCCGGGAGGGTGTGCCCGACCGGCCGGCCCCGGCCCCGGCCCGGTCGCTGCTGGTCGCCGCCGCCGTCGCGATGGTCGTCGCGTCGGCCGCCTACACCTGGTGCGTCAGCGGCGACGCCCTGACCTCGGGGAAGTCGCTCCGCAACCTCGCGGAGATCGTCGCCGAGATGCTCCCGCCCGACTTCCGGGTGGTCCCCCGGCTGGGCCGTCCGCTGGTCGAGACGGCCGTGATGAGCGTCATGGCGACGACCCTCTCGGCGCTCCTCGCCGTCCCCCTGGCCTTCCTGGCGGCGCGGACGACCACGCCCCATCCGGCGCTCGCCGCGGCGGTCCGGGGCCTGTTCAACGCGTCCCGGACGATCCCCGAGCTGATCGTCGCCATCCTCTTCGTCGCGTCGGTCGGCTTCGGGCTGCTGCCGGGCATCCTCGCGCTGTCGGTCTGCTCGGCGGGCATGCTGGGGAAGTTCTACGCCGAGGCGATCGAGAAGGCGGACCCCGGGATGTCCGAGGCGGTGGCCGCCTGCGGCGGCTCGCGGCTGCACGTGATCCTCTTCGGCGTCGTGCCGCAGGTCTTCGCGCACGCGGTGGACTACACCCTGTATCGCTGGGAGCACAACTTCCGGGCCTCGACGGTCGTCGGCATGGTGGGCGCCGGCGGCATCGGCTTCGAGATCGTCGCGGCCCTGCGGCTGATGCAGTACCGCGAGGTCTCGGCGATGCTCCTGGTCGTCTTCGCCGTCGTCCAGCTCGTGGACGTCTTCGGCGGGCTCGTCCGGACGCGGCTCCTGGACCTGGAGGCGTCGCGATGA
- a CDS encoding flavin-containing monooxygenase, whose protein sequence is MSIEHFDVLVVGAGISGIAAGYYLQKLCPSRRYAILEGRGDLGGTWGLFRYPGARSDSDMFTLGYSFRPWEEPRSMAEAPAILDYLRETAREFGIDRRIRFRHRVRSASWSSESGRWTIEADAGEHPEPVRYTCDFLYLCSGYYDYERGYLPDFAGREEFRGLVVHPQHWPDGLDHRGKRVVVIGSGATAVTLVPALAEDAAHVVMLQRSPSYILSVPAEDRLARRIRRWLPGRAAHSLIRWKNILLTMYLYRLCRKKPERAKSLLRRGLARELPPDFDLDAHFRPRYEPWDQRLCFVPDGDLFRAIRSGRASVATGEVERFTRDGIRLAGGRELPADVIVTATGLNLLAWGGIRLVADGTVMEPGGCLTYKGVMLGNVPNCAGCAGYANASWTLRAELSAEYLCRLLNHMARRGYATCVPRCDLDASRGRPLLPLTSGYVRRGSDRLVKQGPEAPWVMHQNYVRDLLSLRWSRLDDGVLQFAAAGEPAAPGPSARPGG, encoded by the coding sequence ATGTCGATCGAGCATTTCGATGTCCTCGTCGTCGGCGCCGGGATCTCCGGGATCGCGGCCGGCTACTACCTCCAGAAGCTCTGCCCGTCCCGGCGATACGCGATCCTGGAAGGGCGCGGCGACCTGGGCGGGACCTGGGGCCTCTTCCGCTACCCCGGCGCCCGGTCCGACTCCGACATGTTCACGCTCGGCTACTCCTTCCGGCCCTGGGAGGAGCCCAGGTCCATGGCCGAGGCGCCGGCCATCCTGGATTACCTGCGGGAGACCGCCCGGGAGTTCGGCATCGACCGCCGCATCCGCTTCCGGCACCGGGTGCGGTCCGCGTCGTGGTCGTCGGAGTCGGGCCGCTGGACCATCGAGGCGGACGCGGGCGAGCACCCGGAGCCGGTTCGATACACGTGCGACTTCCTGTACCTGTGCAGCGGCTACTACGACTATGAGCGGGGTTACCTGCCGGACTTCGCCGGCCGGGAGGAGTTCCGGGGGCTCGTGGTCCACCCGCAGCACTGGCCCGACGGCCTCGACCACCGTGGCAAGCGGGTCGTGGTGATCGGCAGCGGCGCCACGGCGGTGACGCTGGTCCCCGCCCTGGCGGAGGACGCGGCGCACGTCGTCATGCTCCAGCGGTCCCCCTCGTACATCCTCTCCGTCCCCGCGGAGGACCGCCTGGCCCGCCGGATCCGCCGATGGCTGCCCGGTCGGGCCGCCCACTCGCTCATCCGCTGGAAGAACATCCTCCTGACGATGTACCTCTACCGGCTCTGCCGCAAGAAGCCCGAGCGGGCCAAGTCGCTCCTGCGCCGCGGCCTGGCCAGGGAGCTGCCGCCGGACTTCGACCTCGACGCGCACTTCCGGCCGCGCTACGAGCCCTGGGACCAGCGCCTCTGCTTCGTGCCCGACGGCGACCTGTTCCGGGCGATCCGGTCCGGGCGTGCCTCGGTGGCCACCGGCGAGGTGGAGCGGTTCACCCGCGACGGCATCCGCCTCGCGGGCGGGCGGGAGCTGCCGGCCGACGTCATCGTCACGGCGACCGGCCTGAACCTCCTCGCCTGGGGCGGCATCCGCCTCGTCGCGGACGGCACCGTCATGGAGCCGGGCGGGTGCCTCACCTACAAGGGGGTGATGCTCGGCAACGTCCCCAACTGCGCCGGCTGCGCCGGCTACGCCAACGCCTCGTGGACCCTGCGCGCGGAGCTGTCGGCGGAGTACCTCTGCCGGCTGCTCAATCACATGGCCCGCCGGGGCTACGCGACGTGCGTCCCGCGGTGCGACCTGGATGCGTCCCGCGGCCGCCCGCTCCTGCCGCTGACCTCCGGATACGTGCGGCGAGGGTCCGACCGGCTCGTCAAGCAGGGCCCGGAGGCGCCCTGGGTGATGCACCAGAACTACGTGCGCGACCTGCTGAGCCTTCGATGGTCGCGGCTGGACGACGGCGTCCTGCAATTCGCCGCGGCGGGCGAGCCGGCCGCCCCGGGGCCGTCGGCGCGGCCGGGGGGCTGA
- a CDS encoding NAD(P)-dependent oxidoreductase, protein MSRPRVFVAQWMPAIGLDRLRGCCDVDATGSLGPLPRDELAARAARADALVAFVSDYVDAGLVDASPSLRVVASFGKGSDNIDVAACTRRGILVTINPEALTESTADLALGLILAARRNVAAGDRHVRAGRFRGWHPRDLLGREFHGTDLGVVGFGAIGRAIARRALAFGVRVSYCDPVRRPEAEAEMGVVRLELDELLAASDTVVVAADLRPGNRHLIGREAIRRMRPGAVLVNVGRGSLVDEAAAAEALASGALGGFAADVFEFEDESIPGRPRAIHPDLLARADATVLTPHIGTGTVEARDRLAISTVDQLLAALRGEVPTGAVNPEAARRPGA, encoded by the coding sequence ATGAGCCGGCCCCGCGTGTTCGTGGCCCAGTGGATGCCCGCGATCGGCCTGGACCGCCTCCGGGGATGCTGCGACGTCGACGCGACGGGCAGCCTGGGGCCCCTGCCCCGCGACGAGCTGGCGGCCCGGGCGGCCCGGGCCGACGCCCTTGTCGCGTTCGTCTCCGACTACGTCGACGCGGGCCTGGTCGACGCGTCGCCCTCGCTCCGGGTCGTCGCGAGCTTCGGCAAGGGTTCCGACAACATCGACGTGGCGGCCTGCACGCGCCGCGGCATCCTGGTGACGATCAACCCCGAGGCGCTCACCGAATCGACGGCCGACCTGGCCCTCGGCCTGATCCTGGCGGCCCGCCGCAACGTCGCCGCGGGCGACCGCCACGTCCGCGCGGGGCGGTTCCGCGGGTGGCACCCGAGGGACCTCCTGGGCCGGGAGTTCCACGGGACGGACCTCGGCGTCGTCGGCTTCGGCGCCATCGGCCGGGCGATCGCCCGCCGGGCCCTCGCCTTCGGCGTCCGGGTCTCCTACTGCGACCCGGTCCGGCGCCCCGAGGCCGAGGCCGAGATGGGCGTCGTCCGTCTCGAGCTGGACGAGCTGCTCGCCGCCTCGGACACGGTCGTCGTGGCGGCCGACCTCCGGCCCGGGAACCGCCACCTGATCGGCCGCGAGGCGATCCGGCGGATGAGGCCCGGGGCCGTCCTGGTGAACGTCGGCCGGGGCTCGCTGGTGGACGAGGCCGCCGCGGCCGAGGCCCTCGCCTCGGGCGCCCTGGGCGGCTTCGCCGCGGACGTCTTCGAGTTCGAGGACGAGTCGATCCCGGGCCGGCCCCGGGCGATCCACCCCGACTTGCTGGCGAGGGCCGACGCGACCGTGCTGACCCCGCACATCGGCACGGGGACCGTCGAGGCGCGGGACCGGCTGGCGATCTCCACCGTCGACCAACTGCTCGCGGCGCTCCGCGGCGAGGTCCCCACCGGGGCGGTCAACCCCGAGGCCGCCCGCCGGCCCGGGGCCTGA
- a CDS encoding serine/threonine-protein kinase — translation MDERELFTEALARADAAGRTAFLDEACEGDPELRRRLEERLAGHAPTDGGRGRPEGATGGPPSTAAPAPTSAGAGERTDAASVTAGGPDGDPATDGAGGTAPAPQAGPPGEGAGAVIAGRYALEEVIGEGGMGSVYLASQTEPVRRRVALKLIRSGMDSRGVVARFDAERQALALMDHPNIARIYDGGATATGQPFFVMELVDGVPLTEYCDARRLPVRDRLELFIAVCQAVQHAHQKGIIHRDLKPGNVLVAEVDGRPTPKVIDFGVAKATEAKLTDLSFADTGAIVGTPAYMSPEQADPSSMDIDTRTDVYALGVILYELLTGSPPIDASQFRRGAILEMLRMVREVDPPRPSTRLSTAEALPSIAANRSIEPARLRRLLRGELDWVVMKALEKDRSRRYDTVNGLARDLQRHLAGEMVEARPPSAAYRLRTLIRRNRGAAAAAAAVAATLVLATGVSVRFAMGEAKQRAEADKQAGIAETNAAAEARARRRAEAISTFVVRALNASDAMQAGKRDATIAEAMGVALTELESGAFADDPETEARLRETIGVILKNNGKYDRALPLLEQALALTERLSGPDSTATALGLEKLATVLVAQEQFDRAGPLYARSLAILEKAQGPDGRELAAVLNSRAAWHYLQRQHAQAEPLFRRALAIRERVLAPDDRDLALTLNDLALLCTAQRRFDEAERLMERSLSINEKALGPDHPDVAACLNSLAFLHDEQGLYARAEPLYVRALAICEKAHGQDHPIVATALLNLAENCRERAEFARAEPLYARSLAIREKALGPDHPDVGIVLGNLAVTLKARGKYAEAEPLYVRTLAMDEKALGPDHPDVAADLNNLAMLYEAQDQHDRAEPLLDRALAIREKALGPDDPETAMSLMNLATLYQARGRHAQAEPMLARALAVVAKGLGPGHPRSAVVLINLARARQSLGRTAEARKDYDAAVAALRRHSPGGSTQLAAALWHSARAHLENKEAAAALREMEEALPMAEKLLPPGHPQLAKYRETLAGCRAAAGAGEAR, via the coding sequence GTGGACGAACGCGAGCTCTTCACGGAGGCCCTGGCCCGGGCCGACGCCGCGGGGCGCACGGCCTTCCTCGACGAGGCGTGCGAGGGGGATCCGGAGCTGCGTCGCCGGCTCGAGGAGCGGCTCGCCGGGCACGCCCCGACCGACGGCGGACGCGGCCGGCCGGAGGGCGCGACGGGCGGGCCGCCGTCCACCGCGGCCCCCGCGCCCACCTCGGCGGGCGCGGGGGAACGGACCGACGCCGCCTCGGTCACGGCCGGCGGCCCCGATGGCGATCCGGCCACGGACGGGGCAGGGGGGACCGCCCCGGCACCCCAGGCCGGGCCCCCGGGCGAGGGGGCCGGCGCGGTCATCGCCGGCCGGTACGCGCTGGAGGAGGTCATCGGCGAGGGGGGCATGGGCTCGGTCTACCTGGCCAGCCAGACGGAGCCGGTCCGGCGACGGGTGGCGCTCAAGCTGATCCGGTCCGGGATGGACTCGCGGGGCGTGGTGGCCCGGTTCGACGCCGAGCGCCAGGCGCTGGCCCTGATGGACCACCCGAACATCGCCCGGATCTACGACGGCGGAGCCACCGCGACGGGCCAGCCCTTCTTCGTCATGGAGCTGGTGGACGGCGTGCCGCTCACCGAGTATTGCGACGCGAGGCGGCTGCCCGTTCGCGACCGCCTGGAGCTGTTCATCGCCGTCTGCCAGGCGGTGCAGCACGCGCACCAGAAGGGGATCATCCACCGCGACCTCAAGCCGGGGAACGTGCTGGTCGCGGAGGTGGACGGCCGGCCGACGCCGAAGGTGATCGACTTCGGCGTGGCCAAGGCGACCGAGGCGAAGCTGACGGACCTGAGCTTCGCGGACACCGGCGCGATCGTGGGCACGCCGGCGTACATGTCGCCCGAGCAGGCCGACCCGTCGTCGATGGACATCGACACGAGGACCGACGTCTACGCCCTCGGCGTGATCCTCTACGAGCTGCTGACCGGCTCGCCGCCGATCGACGCGTCGCAGTTCCGGCGGGGCGCGATCCTCGAGATGCTGCGGATGGTGCGCGAGGTGGACCCGCCCCGCCCGAGCACCCGGCTGAGCACCGCGGAGGCCCTGCCGAGCATCGCCGCGAATCGGAGCATCGAGCCGGCCCGGCTGAGGAGGCTCCTGCGGGGGGAGCTCGACTGGGTGGTCATGAAGGCGCTCGAGAAGGACCGGTCGCGGCGCTACGACACGGTCAACGGCCTCGCCCGCGACCTCCAGCGCCACCTCGCCGGCGAGATGGTGGAGGCCCGGCCGCCGAGCGCGGCCTATCGCCTGAGGACGCTCATCCGCCGCAACCGGGGGGCGGCCGCGGCCGCCGCGGCCGTCGCGGCCACGCTCGTCCTGGCCACGGGGGTGTCCGTCCGGTTCGCGATGGGCGAGGCGAAGCAGCGGGCCGAGGCGGACAAGCAGGCCGGCATCGCGGAGACCAACGCCGCCGCCGAGGCCAGGGCGCGCCGGCGGGCCGAGGCGATCAGCACCTTCGTGGTCCGGGCGCTCAACGCTAGCGACGCGATGCAGGCCGGGAAGAGGGACGCCACGATCGCCGAGGCGATGGGCGTCGCGCTCACCGAGCTCGAGTCGGGCGCGTTCGCGGACGACCCGGAGACCGAGGCCCGCCTGCGCGAGACGATCGGGGTCATCCTCAAGAACAACGGCAAGTACGACCGGGCCCTCCCGCTGCTGGAGCAGGCCCTCGCGCTGACCGAGCGCCTGTCCGGCCCCGATTCCACCGCGACGGCCCTGGGCCTGGAGAAGCTGGCGACCGTGCTCGTCGCCCAGGAGCAATTCGACCGCGCGGGGCCCCTCTACGCGCGATCGCTGGCGATCCTCGAGAAGGCCCAGGGCCCGGACGGGCGCGAGCTGGCCGCCGTCCTCAACAGCCGGGCCGCGTGGCACTACCTCCAGCGGCAGCACGCGCAGGCCGAGCCCCTCTTCCGGCGTGCGCTGGCGATCCGCGAGCGAGTCCTGGCCCCGGACGACCGCGACCTGGCCCTCACCCTGAACGACCTGGCGCTGCTCTGCACCGCCCAGCGCCGGTTCGACGAGGCCGAACGGCTGATGGAGCGGTCGCTATCGATCAACGAGAAGGCGCTGGGGCCGGACCATCCGGACGTGGCCGCCTGCCTCAACAGCCTGGCGTTCCTCCACGACGAGCAGGGCCTGTATGCCCGGGCCGAGCCTCTGTACGTGCGGGCGCTCGCGATCTGCGAGAAGGCCCACGGCCAGGACCACCCGATCGTGGCCACGGCGCTGCTCAACCTGGCCGAGAATTGCCGCGAACGCGCCGAGTTCGCCCGGGCGGAGCCGCTCTACGCCCGGTCGCTGGCCATCCGGGAGAAGGCCCTCGGGCCGGACCATCCCGACGTGGGCATCGTGCTGGGCAACCTCGCGGTGACGCTCAAGGCCCGGGGCAAGTACGCGGAGGCGGAGCCCCTCTACGTCAGGACGCTGGCCATGGACGAGAAGGCGCTCGGGCCCGACCATCCCGACGTGGCCGCCGACCTGAACAACCTGGCCATGCTCTACGAGGCCCAGGACCAGCACGACCGGGCCGAGCCGCTCCTGGACCGGGCGCTGGCGATCCGCGAGAAGGCGCTCGGGCCGGACGACCCCGAGACGGCGATGAGCCTGATGAACCTCGCCACGCTGTACCAGGCCCGCGGCCGTCACGCCCAGGCCGAGCCCATGCTGGCGCGGGCGCTGGCGGTCGTCGCCAAGGGCCTGGGCCCGGGGCACCCCAGGTCGGCCGTCGTCCTCATCAACCTGGCCCGGGCCCGCCAGTCGCTGGGCCGGACGGCCGAGGCCCGGAAGGACTACGACGCGGCCGTTGCGGCGCTTCGACGGCACTCGCCCGGCGGGTCCACTCAGCTCGCCGCCGCGCTGTGGCACTCCGCCAGGGCCCACCTCGAGAACAAGGAGGCCGCCGCGGCCTTGCGTGAGATGGAAGAGGCCCTGCCCATGGCCGAGAAGCTCCTGCCCCCGGGGCATCCGCAGCTCGCGAAGTACCGCGAGACGCTCGCCGGGTGCAGGGCCGCGGCCGGGGCCGGGGAAGCCAGGTGA
- a CDS encoding cupin domain-containing protein: MADTTVTKVDSSHSPHGEMGQKYLASGKNVAMRLWEDVAPDESQPEHSRPYETVGYVIRGRAELKIEGQTVLLNPGDSWVVPEGAAHTYKVLEAFTAVEATYPPAHVAGRDQS; encoded by the coding sequence ATGGCCGACACCACCGTCACGAAGGTCGATTCGAGCCATTCCCCGCACGGCGAGATGGGCCAGAAGTACCTGGCATCCGGCAAGAACGTCGCCATGCGGCTGTGGGAGGACGTGGCGCCCGACGAGTCGCAGCCGGAGCACAGCCGCCCCTACGAGACGGTCGGCTACGTCATCCGCGGCCGGGCGGAGCTGAAGATCGAGGGCCAGACCGTGCTCCTGAACCCCGGCGACTCCTGGGTCGTCCCCGAGGGGGCCGCGCACACCTACAAGGTCCTGGAGGCGTTCACGGCCGTCGAGGCGACCTACCCGCCGGCCCACGTCGCGGGCCGGGACCAGTCCTAG